The DNA window GGGATGTCGATCGACCTTTCCTCCTGCATGGGCTGCAACGCCTGTCTCGTCGCCTGCCAGGCTGAGAACAACATCCCGATCGTCGGCAAGGAGCAGCTTGCCAAGGGCCGGGAGATGCACTGGATCCGCATGGACCGCTACTTCGCGGTGCAGCCTGAGCTCGACGACCACGGCCATCCCGTGAAGGACGAGAACGGTGATCCGGTCCTCGACGAGGCCAACATGGAGATGATCCCGCAACCGGTCGCCTGCGTGCAGTGCGAGTCGGCGCCCTGCGAGACCGTCTGCCCGGTCAATGCCACGATCCACACCGAGGACGGCCTCAACTCGATGGCCTACAACCGTTGCATCGGCACCCGCTACTGCGCCAACAACTGCCCCTACAAGGCGCGCCGCTTCAATTTCTTCGACTACAACAAGCGCAACCCGCTCGTTGCGCACAACCTCTACCGTGGTCCGCTCGGTGAGAAGCAGGTCGGCACCGCCGCCCACCTCCAGCGCAACCCGAACGTGTCCGTCCGGATGCGGGGGGTCATGGAGAAGTGCACCTACTGCGTGCAGCGACTCAAGGACGCGAAGATCCGCCAGAAGCGGACCCAGAAGCAGCAGTCGCTGGCAACCGGCGACTCGACGGTGACCGAAGTCGGAACCGAGAACCTCCGGATCCCCGCGAATTCGGTGAAGGTGGCATGCCAGGAGGCATGTCCGGCCGAGGCGATCACCTTCGGCAACCTGCTCGACTCGGATTCGACTCTCCGCAAGATCCGCGGGGAGGACAACACGCCGGTTCTCGAGCGGAACTACGACCTTCTCAACTACATCGGAACCCGTCCGCGCACCAGTTATCTGGCCCGCGTCAAGAACCCGAATGAAAAGATGCCCGGTGCCCACAACATCGGCAAGGCCACCATTCACATGCACTAACTCGACTCGCGAGTTGAGAATCCCCATTCGTCAGAATGTCTACCGCCTCTGAAACCAACACGACCGGCGACGCTCCGAAGCTCCCGGTCCTCAAGCGCGAGAAGCTCATCCTCAACGGGCGTTCCTACCATTGGATCACCGAGCGGATCTGCGGCGTCCTCGAGAACCGTCAGCCGTTCCTCTGGTGGCTTCTGTTCCTGCCCAGCGCGCTGATCGCCGCCATCGGTGTCGGCGGCGGACTGTTCCACCTCGTTTCGACCGGTGTCGGCGTGTGGGGGAACACCAACCGCGTGATGTGGGGCTGGCCGATCGTGAACTTCGTTTTCTGGATCGGTATCGGCCACGCCGGAACGCTGATCTCGGCGATTCTCTTCCTGACCCGCCAGAACTGGCGGACGTCGATCAACCGCGCCGCGGAGGCGATGACGATCTTCGCGGTGATGTGCGCGGGCATCTTCCCCGCCTTCCACGTCGGCCGCGTCTGGATGGCGTGGTTCCTCGCTCCGATCCCGAACGCCAACGGCATCTGGCAGAACTTCAAGTCGCCGTTGCTTTGGGACGTGTTCGCGGTCTCGACCTACTTCACGATCTCCCTGATCTTCTGGTATCTCGGGATGGTTCCGGATCTCGCGACCATCCGCGACCGCTGCAAGCCCGGCCTGCGCAAGCTGCTCTACGGCATCTTCTCGCTCGGCTGGCGCGGCGGAAACCGCCAGTGGAGCCACTACGAAATGGCCTACCTGCTCCTCGCCGCGCTCTCGACGCCGCTGGTGCTTTCGGTCCACTCGGTCGTTTCGTTCGACTTCGCCACCTCGGTTGTCCCCGGCTGGCACACCACCATTTTCCCGCCGTACTTCGTCGCGGGCGCCATCTTCGGCGGCTTCGCGATGGTGCTCACCATCATGATCCCGGCACGCTTCATCTACGGTCTGCAGGATCTGATCACGATGAAGCACATCGACAACATGGCGAAGATCATCCTGCTGACAGGCACGATCGTCGGCTACGCCTACCTGATGGAGCTCTTCGTGGCGTTCTACTCGGGCGCCAAGTTCGAGATGGAGGCCTTCAAGTACCGGATCACCGGCCCCTATTCCTGGGCTTACTTCTGCATGATGTTCTGCAACGTCATCGCGCCACAGATCTTCTGGTTCAAGAGCATGCGCGAGAACCTGTGGGTCGTGATGGGCGTATCGATGCTCGTCAACATCGGGATGTGGTTCGAGCGCTTCGTGATCATCGTCACGACCCTGGCCCGCATGTGGCTGCCGGGTGACTGGAAATACTACAATCCCAGTGGCCAGGACCAGTTGCTGTTCGTCGGCACGATCGGGATGTTCCTGACCCTGTTCCTCCTCTTCCTGCGCTTCCTGCCGTGCATCAACATCGCCGAGGTGAAGTGGACGCTGCCGGAGTCCGATCCGCACCACGACGACCACGAGGATCATCCGGACGAAGGCACGGCCGTCGAGGCCGCCTACCAGAAGGAGCTCCATTCCCCGGCTCCCGCCACCGCCGATACCTGACCCCCATTTGGCAATTGGATTCTAACCCTTGGCAATTCTTCCAGTGAGTACCACCCGCAAACGAGTCTACGGCTACCTCGCCGAGTTCAAAAGCGCCTCCGCCCTCTACAAGGCCGCGGAAAAGGTCCGCGATGCCGGCTTCCGCAAGTGGGATTGCCACTCGCCGTATCCGATCCACGGACTCGACGGCGCGATGGGGCTCAAACGCTCGATCCTGCCATTCTTCGTGTTCTTCGGCGGGTGCACCGGTCTGGCGACCGGTTTCTTCCTCGCCTACATCACCCAGGTCCGCATCTACCCGACGGTCGTTCAGGCCAAGCCGGCCAACATCTTCACCGTGCCGGCCTTCTTTCCGCCGATGTTCGAGCTGACCATCCTTTTCTCGGGCTTCACGGTGCTTTTCGGCCTGCTCGCGCTGATGAAGCTGCCGCGTCTCAACCACCCGCTCTTCGCCAGCCGCCAGTTCCACCGGACGACCGACGACGCGTTCTTCATCGCGATCGAGGCCCGCGATCCGAAATTCAGCCCGGACGGCACCCGCTCGCTTCTCGAGGAGATCGGCGGTTCGAACATCGAACTCATCGAAGAAGAGGACTGACCCTCCGCGCTCACCTTCCAGCTCTCCGCTCCCACCGTGAAATACTTCTTCCTCGCCTACGCGATCATCGCCGCGCTCGTCATCGGACTGCTTCCGATGCGCGGTGAGAAGCGCGCCGAAACGCCGTTGCGCCTGTTCCCCGACATGGATGACCAGGACAAACTCAAGGCCCAGAAGCCGGATGCGTTCTTCTCGGACGGCGCCGGCGGCCGCCATCCGGTCGACGGCACCAACCCGGTCGGATTTCTCCCCGAAGGCCAGTCGGAGCTTGGCGGTATCCCCGAATACGAATTCGGCGGCGGCACCAGCTACTACGCCACCGGCGCGATCGAGGATTATTACTCCAACGGCATGCCCGACGAACTCGGATTGGATGCCAACAACGTGGACGCCTTCCTCCGCCGCGGCGAGGAGGTCTACAACATCAACTGCATGCCCTGCCACGGCAAGTCGGGCGACGGTCTCGGTATCACCTCGAGCTTCGGCGTCCCGGGCATCGCCAACCTGACCTTGGACAACTTCGGCCAGGCCGCCTACCCGGACGGCCGGCTGTTCGACGTGATCTCGAACGGCAAGGGCAACATGGGTGCCTACAAGCACAACATCCCGATCCGTGACCGCTGGGCGGTGGTCGCCTACGTCCGCGCGCTGCAGACCGCCCGCAAGGCTCCGCTTTCGGATCCTTCGATCAAGGCGGCATTCGATGCCGCGACCCAGAACACCGAGAGTTCGGCCCAGTAACACTTTTCCACCATGGCATCCCACTTCGTCACTTCCGCAGACATCCCCGCCAACGGGGAGCGTCTCCAGAACGCTACGGTCTCCAAGGTCAAGATGATCGCCGGAGGGCTCTGCGCCATCCTCTCGGTGGTGAGCCTGTTCCTGCTCTTCGGACCCAACGAAGGCTGGGCCGCGACCTACGCCTACTCCTGGCTGTTCGCGCTGTTCTTCTTCTTCACCCTTGCCGTCGGCGGCTGCTTCTGGACGCTGCTCCACAACGTCTCCAACTCGGGGTGGGGGACTTCGGTCCGCCGGATCATGGAGAACCTCGGTTCGGTTTATCCGTGGATGTTCCTGTTCGCGATCCCGCTGCTCTGCCCGGCGGTTCAACAGTATCTCTACGAGTGGATGACCATCCACCGCGAGGGCCTGTCCCAGGACAATGTTGGACTGTTCGACGGGTTCATGGCGGGCTTCTACGGCTCCGATTCGCTCCAGGGTTGGCTCAACGACAACCACCACGCGCTGTTGGCCAACAAGCTGTGGTACATGAACCTCTTCGCGTGGTACACTCGCTTCATCTTCTACTTCGTCGGCCTGACTCTCGTTATCCGCGGGCTGAGGAAGCTGTCGGTTGAGCAGGACAGCGACCCGAACCCCGGAACGGTCCGCCTGTTCAAGGCCCGCTTTCACTCGACTTACACGCTGATCATCTTCGCGATCACGATCACCTTCGCTGCCTTCGATTGGCTGATGGGCCTGGACTACAAGTGGTTCTCGACGATGTGGGGCGTCTACATCTTCGCCGGCACCGCGTTGAACTCGATGGCGGTCATCATCATCACCGCCACGCTCCTCCAGAGCGCCGGCTACATGAAGAAGGTGCTGACGCCCGAGCACTTCCACATCAAGGGCAAGCTGCTCCTCGCCTTCACGATCTTCTGGGCCTACGTGACCTTCTCCCAGTTCTTCCTCATCTGGTATGCGAACATCACTGAGGAAACGAGCTACTTCCTGATCCGCAACACCGGCGGCTGGAACACCGGAATGATCTTCCTCGTCTTCGGCCACTTCGTGGTTCCGTTCGTCATCCTGCTGCAGGCATGGCTGAAGAAGAATCCGAAGCTGCTCAGCCTGGTCGCGGTCTACACACTCGTGATGCACGTCGTGGATCACTACCTGATCTCAATCCCCGAGCGCTCGATCTCGCTGATGAACATCCTGCCCGACAAGTTCGGTCACGTGACGACGGCCGTTCCCGGAGCGTTCTGGGGTGATGTTCTGGCCTTCGTTACTGTCGGTGCGGGCTTCGTCTTCTTCTACCTTCGCGCCCTCGGCGCCAACAACCTCTACCCGAACCGCGACCCGCGCCTTCTCGAGTCGGCGAACGTTTCGAACTAGGTCTCTTCCTCATCCGCATTTCGACATTCCTTCCATGGACCCATCTCGTGACAACCCGCTCATCCGTTTCACCGCCTTTTGGTGGGGGATCGGCGTGATCTCGCTGTTCTTCGTCGTGCTGCTGCTCACCCGCATGGTGGTCGGCGGTGGTGAAGGCTCCGATCCGCTCGAGGAAGCGGCTGCGAAAAACCGTCAGAAGGTGCGCGAGGCGGTCGATACTGCCCAGGCTGCGGCTTTTGAGACGAAGGTCGTGACCGAGGGTGAGACCGTCCAATTGCATCCCGAGCATGTCTTCGACTATGTCGGTAAGCAACTGGTCGACGGTGCTCCGACGAAGGTCGAGGATCCGGCGCAGGTTGTGCCCAACTCGCCGACCGCGATCGAGATCGCGAACGCACCTGCCGCGGGCGATCCCGCTGCTGTGGATGCCCTGACGCCTCCTGCCGACACCGAGATCGATCCGGCCGTCATCGAGAAGGGCAAGCAGGCGTTTATGGTCTGCATGGCCTGCCACGGCATGGACGGCAAGGGTGTGCCGAACGTCGGTCCGCCGCTTGCGGGTTCCGAGTGGGTCACCGGTCCCGTATCCAACCTCATCCGTATCCAGATGCGCGGTCTTGAAGGTCCGATCGAAGTTGCGGGGCAGAAGCTCACATTCCTCGCGCCGATGGCGCCGATGGGGGCGGCGAGCTCCGACGAGGACGTCGCCGCGGTGCTCACCTACATCCGCAATTCCTTCGGAAACACGGCCCCTCCGGTTCTTGTTGAACAGGTCAAGATGCTGCGCAGCGAGGTCGGCAAGCCGATGCTCAAGCAGGAAGATCTCATCGCTCCCGAGAAGTAATTCATCATGTCGAACCCTCCCGAATCCAGTATCGATCACGACCCGACCGTCCGGGCCGCGATTGACCGCTCGCTGCGGCACCCGGTGATGTTCTTTTTCACCAGCGGCGCGGCTTGGTTGGCCGTCGCGATCCTCCTCGGCATCATTTCGTCGGCAAAGGTTCACAGTCCGCAATTCCTCGGTGACTGCGCATGGTTCACCTACGGTCGCGTGTTCGCCGCCCACCAGAGCGCCTTGCTCTACGGCTGGGGCTGCCAGGCGGCCTTCGGAATGATGATTTGGCTGATGGCACGCCTTTCGCGTCAGGAATGCCGCAATGCCGGAACGATCCTGATGGCGGGGCACGTCTGGAACTTCGCCATCTCGATCGGCGTGATCGGCATTCTCGCCGGTGGCGGAACGGGCATGCCTTGGATGGACATGCCGTCCTTCGCGTGGATCCCGATGCTGCTCTCCTACGGTGCCATCCTCATCTGGTCGATGGTTCAGTTCAAGGTGCGCCCGGAAGGTCATACCTACATTTCGCAGTGGTACCTGATGGCGGCGCTGATCTGGTTCCCCTGGTTCTTCGGATCGGCCCACCTGCTCGTCCACGGGTTCGGCGGCAGCCCTCTCGGCGCCGCCGGCGTGAACGCTTGGTATCACTCGGCGCTGCTGCTGCTGTTCTTCGCTCCGGTCGGGATCGGGATGGCCTACTATCTGGTGCCGAAGGTGACCGGCCGTCCGGTGTTCAACTACTCGATGTCGCTCCTCGGTTTCTGGACCCTCGCCGCGATCGCACCCTGGGCCGGCCTGCAGAAGCTGACCGGTGCACCGATTCCGAACTTCCTTCCGTATCTCGGCGCATTCGCCGGCATCCTGTTCGCGATGCCTGCCGCGCTCGCCGGTATCAATCTGCTCAAGACGGCTTCCAGCGAAATGGAGACGGTCAATCTCAGCCCGACCCTCCGCTTCACGATCTGGGGGCTGATCTTCCTCCTCGTCCTTGGTGCCGCCAGCGTCGTTCTGAACAGCCCGGGTGTAATGAAGATCACCCAGTTCACGATGTCCGGCTACGGCTACGACCTGCTGGCGGTCTACGGCTTCTTCAGCTTCATCGCCTTCGGC is part of the Haloferula helveola genome and encodes:
- the nrfD gene encoding NrfD/PsrC family molybdoenzyme membrane anchor subunit; amino-acid sequence: MSTASETNTTGDAPKLPVLKREKLILNGRSYHWITERICGVLENRQPFLWWLLFLPSALIAAIGVGGGLFHLVSTGVGVWGNTNRVMWGWPIVNFVFWIGIGHAGTLISAILFLTRQNWRTSINRAAEAMTIFAVMCAGIFPAFHVGRVWMAWFLAPIPNANGIWQNFKSPLLWDVFAVSTYFTISLIFWYLGMVPDLATIRDRCKPGLRKLLYGIFSLGWRGGNRQWSHYEMAYLLLAALSTPLVLSVHSVVSFDFATSVVPGWHTTIFPPYFVAGAIFGGFAMVLTIMIPARFIYGLQDLITMKHIDNMAKIILLTGTIVGYAYLMELFVAFYSGAKFEMEAFKYRITGPYSWAYFCMMFCNVIAPQIFWFKSMRENLWVVMGVSMLVNIGMWFERFVIIVTTLARMWLPGDWKYYNPSGQDQLLFVGTIGMFLTLFLLFLRFLPCINIAEVKWTLPESDPHHDDHEDHPDEGTAVEAAYQKELHSPAPATADT
- a CDS encoding cytochrome c, whose translation is MKYFFLAYAIIAALVIGLLPMRGEKRAETPLRLFPDMDDQDKLKAQKPDAFFSDGAGGRHPVDGTNPVGFLPEGQSELGGIPEYEFGGGTSYYATGAIEDYYSNGMPDELGLDANNVDAFLRRGEEVYNINCMPCHGKSGDGLGITSSFGVPGIANLTLDNFGQAAYPDGRLFDVISNGKGNMGAYKHNIPIRDRWAVVAYVRALQTARKAPLSDPSIKAAFDAATQNTESSAQ
- a CDS encoding cytochrome c, translating into MDPSRDNPLIRFTAFWWGIGVISLFFVVLLLTRMVVGGGEGSDPLEEAAAKNRQKVREAVDTAQAAAFETKVVTEGETVQLHPEHVFDYVGKQLVDGAPTKVEDPAQVVPNSPTAIEIANAPAAGDPAAVDALTPPADTEIDPAVIEKGKQAFMVCMACHGMDGKGVPNVGPPLAGSEWVTGPVSNLIRIQMRGLEGPIEVAGQKLTFLAPMAPMGAASSDEDVAAVLTYIRNSFGNTAPPVLVEQVKMLRSEVGKPMLKQEDLIAPEK
- a CDS encoding DUF3341 domain-containing protein yields the protein MSTTRKRVYGYLAEFKSASALYKAAEKVRDAGFRKWDCHSPYPIHGLDGAMGLKRSILPFFVFFGGCTGLATGFFLAYITQVRIYPTVVQAKPANIFTVPAFFPPMFELTILFSGFTVLFGLLALMKLPRLNHPLFASRQFHRTTDDAFFIAIEARDPKFSPDGTRSLLEEIGGSNIELIEEED
- a CDS encoding cbb3-type cytochrome c oxidase subunit I encodes the protein MSNPPESSIDHDPTVRAAIDRSLRHPVMFFFTSGAAWLAVAILLGIISSAKVHSPQFLGDCAWFTYGRVFAAHQSALLYGWGCQAAFGMMIWLMARLSRQECRNAGTILMAGHVWNFAISIGVIGILAGGGTGMPWMDMPSFAWIPMLLSYGAILIWSMVQFKVRPEGHTYISQWYLMAALIWFPWFFGSAHLLVHGFGGSPLGAAGVNAWYHSALLLLFFAPVGIGMAYYLVPKVTGRPVFNYSMSLLGFWTLAAIAPWAGLQKLTGAPIPNFLPYLGAFAGILFAMPAALAGINLLKTASSEMETVNLSPTLRFTIWGLIFLLVLGAASVVLNSPGVMKITQFTMSGYGYDLLAVYGFFSFIAFGSIYFIVPRITRREWLSRRLIKWHFFLSIYGIGAIIVVALFGGLMQGVGQEEYLQPWENAAGRAFPYAVLVTTAWSFLLLSNVFFFLHLTLMWLRLGRRSSHPTLLVTPHHSSPHGPEGDIDNVGSASAH